DNA sequence from the Armigeres subalbatus isolate Guangzhou_Male chromosome 1, GZ_Asu_2, whole genome shotgun sequence genome:
AAGACGAATGTTAACGAGCCCCCGTCACCAACTAACATCTACATCCTGTACGACGTAAACCCGTCCGAAGGATTCAACCTTCGTAGGGACGTGTACATTCGCTTGGCGGTGTTCCTAAAAGCGTTGCAAAAACAACCCGGTTACGAACGGAGTCGCCTGGTCCTGCCACCGTGGTCCGAGTTGTTCCACTGGCGCTCCAGCTATCTGAACCAGATGCACCTACCGTGGGGTCACTTCTTCGATCTGGAATCGATGCGAACCTATGCCGATGTCCTCGAGACGTGGGAGTTTTTCGATGAGTTTAGGAAGCTGTCCAAAGCAACCGGTGGGAATACGGTGGTGCTCGATGAGTATTACCGTCTGAGCCACTTCGACGATATGTTCGAGAATGGAGTATTCGTGGATAAGTTCGAGCAGACGGTGTGTAAAAAGGAAACGGACCCGAATATGCTCGGTACGTCCGCAGTTATGGGCTACACGAACATCACCATAGATGAAAGGATATGTGTGAAATTCCAAGGTTCGGCCTGGCTGCTCCATTCCATGTTTGAGAAACTGAAACCGAAGAGACACGATGGTTTGCGGGTTATTTTCTTAGCGCGGGCGGAAACTATTTTGCACGACTACTGGGGCAATGTGGACTATTGGGAGGCCCGAAGGTCGATGAGGTTCAACAGGGACCTGGTTAGGATAGCGGATAAGTTCCGATTGGATTATTTCAATTCGACCAATCATTGGGACCGGGTTCAACGGCCGGAACGTTGGACCGATGAGGGACCCTATCGGAAGTCGAAGGGAGGCGATTATCTGTGCGCTCATATGAGACGCGCAGATTTCCTGTATGGAAGGGAGAAGACCACTCCAACGTTGCACTCCGCTGCCATGCAGATCAAACGCAAATTGCTCGAACTGGGTTTGCGGAAAGTGTTTGTAGCGTCGGATTGCTCCAAGTCGGAGTATCACGATCTGAAAAACTATTTGAAACGATTCAAGGTCGTTCGTTATAGCCCGGAGGGCAGAGAAGAAATGGCTAGACTGAAGGATGGCGGAGTGGCCATCATTGACCAAATAATTTGCTCACATGCGAGATTCTTCATGGGGACGTACGAATCTACTTTCACTTATAGAATCTATGAGGAGAGAGAAATTTTGGGCTTTCCCAAGGACCTGACGTTCAATACTTTTTGTAAAGAAGAGGAGGTTGGAAACTGCGAGAAGAATGCAATTTGGCCGATTCAATATGCGTGATATTAAGCGTACCGGACTATAGttccatcaatttttgaattgaACGTAAGTTTCCTGCAGAAaagtaatttcctttgaagagtgaaaatcAAAGCTGTACTAAACTAAGATTAAAAATTGTGATGCCATTTAGATACATAGAAATTAGCAATATTATAAAAAACGCCGAAAAAGGATCAACTACTTAGATAAGAATCCGCTGTCCTCATTTTAAGACTGTAGATCTACTCTGGTAAGAATACTTGTAATActcaaaaattatcaaaatgtaCCTACTAAAAACTACAATTTTCCCAGCGACCAAAGGTTTTTTAATCGAGTGAAATGTCCGAAGACCTCTTTCGACGTCTTTTCTTCTCTACACAGGTTTCAAACATTAGAAatgcaatttatttaaatattaaagCGAACGATGACCGTCTACTAATGGTTTGAGTGAGGTGAGTTTTCGAAAACCAATATGTTAAAAATAGTAAACTTTATGACAGTTAGATTTAACTTTTAGTAAACTTTTATTTAACTTTAGTAAACTTTATGACAGTAAGACATCATTAAatgataaattttgtttatttttatcagactttggccggagtggcctgtgaaAGTGCAAAGTTTTCCATTCAGTttggttcatggctgcacgtcgccaaccacgcagcctgcggagggtccgcaaaacgtcctccacttgatcgatcaaCCTTCCTCGCTCTGCTGTACCTCGCCTCTtcgttcccgtcggatcgttgtcgagaaccattttcaccgatttactatccgacattctggctacgtgtttTATAGATAgcttggtacggcggcaaactctattcgatcgaagcgttttgcggagtccaaagtacgtactatttcctgccatgatgcgtctcagaatttctctgctggtatcgttatcggaggtcaccagtgagcccaagtacacgaattcttcaaccacctcgatttcgtcaccagcaatacaaactcgtggtgggtggcttacgttgtcctctcttgagcctctacCTTTCATACACTTcatcttcgacgtattgatgactagtccaatccgtttagctccGCTTTTCAGTCAGaatcttctcaaagttaagtGCCATAATACCAATGTCGTCGACGAAACctaataactggacggacttcctgaaaatcgtaccactcgtgtcaatccctgcccttcgtattactccctccaaagcgatgttgaatagcagacacgaaagaccgtcaccttgccgtaaccctctacgtgtttcgaagggactcgagaatgcccctgaaacacgAACTACGCACTTCTTCCTacccatcgtcgccttgatcaaccgtatcagtttatccggaaatccgttttcgtgttttcccgatcgattgtatcatatgcggcttcgaAATCGTTGAATAAATTATGtgtggcacgttgtattcgcgacatttctgcaatacccgacatacggcgaacacctgatcgtTCGCCCacaaatcccgcctggtactgccccacgaactctcttgcaattagtgttagtcggcggcataaaatttgggagagtattacgcattgcaagaaaaatttataatcctggaaaattcaaagcgcctccaatgaatattttccagGCTAATGATCAAAGACAGCTAATGTAAAATTTTCGacgttttatttatatttacatTTTTGACATTTCATTATTTAATTCAATCTGAAGAAAAATAAGGACAAGGCATATGCCCAAGAGTATCAACAACCCCTCCCTTAGCCACTGTGAGATGTGGAatttgcctaggatgtggtggggtctTGACAGAGGGTTCTggtaaaagctgcatgtatcagcAGCAGGACCTACCAGAGCGATCGTTTGCCGCTCGAAGCACACTTACCCAAATCATGGTGGGTTTAACAGACCCGTCACGACGGCCTCAAGGCGAGACAATAAGTATACCCAGACTCAATAAGCCACCGATAACACcaatcattatcaacaaaaTGAGTGTTTtagggtgaaatcaggagtgattcagtttgattctaaattttcgaccactattctagtttgcatctggagcaaaatagaacaaactagctggtttccccagcagtgttctattcatgtttttcaaattttcaattaattgaaatcattatgttactgccaagaaaggcgtcggaattgcaaagtggattgatccgtagataaaatgacgcatccatacaccaaaacaattgaaaaatatttgaatctcgtgattcaatcgtggttcaaatctgcagaaaatagaacggagcgttataccagttttatttctttgacagttgactggtataaaaactgaatctagaacagctgctgggaaattcaatgtttcagattcatattcaaactgacagccccgaacgatttgaatcactgctgattttactcttaggaAGTGAAACTGCATGACATTCTTTTTAATTTGATAGATATTTCTTCGATTAACTGGCTTTAGTACTGAGTTACTACATATTAGGAACCAGTCCTACATTTCATGTTTATTGACATGAAAGGAGTGCTGAGCTGATGATGAGTCCTTCCATATTTGTATAAGTAGGAACACGTGTACACACGCTATTCAACTTTATTGGGCTTTATGACAGTTGATttgatatcatatcatatcatgcaacgcacaactgtcatttttactttttcacgcagcaaagctgaatcaacaaaattgacagttgtccgccgcctccgtatcgagtggtgtgccctcgaaaacgcgagcactttgaaacttggattctgtcaggagtgacctccTCATACTCTGGCAAAATACTTCGAGTAATGTATGTATgacaatagtgctgtccaatgagcagctcgaagtagctcgaagttgttcccgttctgctcgttcttttttgtcaacaaacgggtatgagcgtgacaggaacaacttcgagctacttcgagctgctcattggacagcattaatgaTATGATAATGTTAATGTTTACGTGTGATTTTTTGACACTAGATAAGCAAATATGAGAAATCCTAGCGAAATTTGGATGCCAAACGAGACAGGTGGGACCGGTGTTCCTGCGCAAGGAACAGAAGTCATATGTCCATCCTTTTCTccataaatttaaaatataaatatagaTCAGATACATCACCAAATCCATGTCACCGCATGAGCCTCATTCATCGGTGTCCGATATGATAAAGATGGAATAAACACCAATTTTCCCAGTGTATGAGCTGATTGTTAGCCGGTCTCCCCAGTTATTCttggagtgaccttaaacacaTTATAGAATAAATGTTCGTTATAGAAATCATATTTAATATacttttcatattatatttAACAATACAATACAAGATATGAAGAATGTTTattacattttcatttcttgaaTTGCTTGTTTACTTCGTGTATTTcatatatttaatttattacttttGTCCTTATATTCTACCTATTTAAAATAGTGTCCTTGAACAGTATTGTTTATTCGAAAACTACATACAAGCATATATTTACACTTTGAAGTGTAATTCCGTACACCCCTAGTCCCCGTATATATGGAATCGGTAGATTTGATGTAATTTTTATTGGGAACATTATTTTATTGGTTGCATTCTCGATAAGAATTTTTTCACGTTATgagatgaaccggcctagggcagaaaatctcgtaaataaagataattcaattcaatttttcacGGATTCGTGCATAGCTTTCCGACTTATCCTTATTTTTTTAGGATTACTCACACGATTATTTCAGACTTCATTTTTTCAGTAATTTGTGCTTGATCATATTCaggcgggcagcagggactatgtccaagggctagacgatccctccccaggccatctgcgagttgtggggcttgcctaggatgtggtggggtttgacagtgggccctgttaaattcctataaaaagctgcatgtatccgcaagtaggccccaccaaagcgaccgtgtgccgctcaaagcgcacacgcccgagtcctggtgtcaggtgggacacaaaacaaacctgacacgacggccctccaaaGAGAcgggaggtttgcgcaggcccaataagccgcctgaaaAACCAATcgttacgaacaatataagagataatgcgactcgatataatcggcaaagacctaggcgacgaatacaggatcacgattggaagcttggaacatggaattgcaagtcgctaggtttcgcaggttgcgacaggatgatctacgatgaattacatccccgcaacttcgacgtcgtggcgctgcaggagatttgctggacaggacagaaagtgtggaaaagcgggcatcgagcggctaccttctaccaaacctgtggcaccaccaacgagctgggaaccggcttcatagtgctgggtaagatgcgccaacgcgtgattgggtggcagccaatcaacgcaaggatgtgcaagctgaggattaaaggccgtttcatcaactatagcatcatcaacgtgcact
Encoded proteins:
- the LOC134215883 gene encoding GDP-fucose protein O-fucosyltransferase 2, yielding MIPRWWLVALFYVFAPATTASVPGLQQVCSWYDFFLGIHRCYHSLKTNVNEPPSPTNIYILYDVNPSEGFNLRRDVYIRLAVFLKALQKQPGYERSRLVLPPWSELFHWRSSYLNQMHLPWGHFFDLESMRTYADVLETWEFFDEFRKLSKATGGNTVVLDEYYRLSHFDDMFENGVFVDKFEQTVCKKETDPNMLGTSAVMGYTNITIDERICVKFQGSAWLLHSMFEKLKPKRHDGLRVIFLARAETILHDYWGNVDYWEARRSMRFNRDLVRIADKFRLDYFNSTNHWDRVQRPERWTDEGPYRKSKGGDYLCAHMRRADFLYGREKTTPTLHSAAMQIKRKLLELGLRKVFVASDCSKSEYHDLKNYLKRFKVVRYSPEGREEMARLKDGGVAIIDQIICSHARFFMGTYESTFTYRIYEEREILGFPKDLTFNTFCKEEEVGNCEKNAIWPIQYA